A single window of uncultured Pseudodesulfovibrio sp. DNA harbors:
- the pheT gene encoding phenylalanine--tRNA ligase subunit beta, whose product MLVSLNWLREFVPYEGDIQVLGDKLTMLGLELEGIDDPFENIKDIVVGHVVECEKHPEAEKLSVCTVDVGGPETLTIVCGAPNVGKGQKVPVATVGTVMPEGMKIKKAKLRGIKSFGMICSERELGFSDDHDGIWVLDDSFTVGAKLVDAMNLERVVFDFDITPNRADCLSILGFARETALAFDLPLTMPELNLVEAGGNAADDLKILIDDPALCPAYHGRIIRGVETRKSPDWMRFKLLALGQRPISNIVDVTNYIMFELGQPLHAFDLDLIEDATIRVAPATDGMKFTTLDDIERTLTAKDLLIWDGKKPVALAGVMGGANSEMHAESTNVLLEAAVFRPGTVRKTARRLALPSDASYRFERGVDQQLTRFCQDRAAQLMAEASGGSVVSGVVSNEPTPWQDRIHGYRHARCMSLLGLDLEQEFAKKVFEGEGCSVDDSNAENWTVSSPSHRLDLEREVDLYEEVGRVFGLDQIPAVLPRVSKSLDTVSGGTEYAFIRNIKLWGAGIGLNEAVNYSFVGSDDLDRLNLPEEGRVFIANPLSEDQNVMRTDLAPGLLNTLKNNLAQGNNHVRIFEVAKKFLADAESETETSEHTRLGVLLYGPRHANEWPWGVESADYLDAKGHIEHLIENHLKLEAPEFSLVEDHAYLEPCVQVTVNEMPVGLIGCVKEDVAGYYHARKEAWLADLDLDVLRTMTEEHKIEFAPLPVFPPSRRDVTVIGPITLGADAIRKVIKESKVSLMESVELVAEYVPEGQEEERNLSFRLTYRSPTKTLKDKQVDKEHKKVLAALEKNLPIHF is encoded by the coding sequence ATGTTAGTCAGTCTTAATTGGTTGCGTGAGTTCGTTCCCTACGAGGGCGATATTCAGGTTCTGGGTGACAAGCTCACCATGTTGGGTCTTGAACTTGAAGGGATCGACGATCCTTTCGAGAATATCAAGGACATTGTGGTCGGCCACGTCGTGGAGTGCGAAAAGCACCCTGAGGCCGAGAAGCTTTCGGTCTGTACCGTTGATGTTGGCGGTCCTGAGACCCTGACCATCGTGTGCGGTGCTCCCAACGTTGGTAAGGGGCAGAAAGTCCCTGTAGCCACTGTTGGTACAGTTATGCCAGAGGGCATGAAGATCAAGAAAGCCAAGCTGCGCGGAATCAAGTCGTTTGGCATGATTTGTTCTGAGCGTGAACTTGGATTTTCCGACGATCATGATGGTATCTGGGTTCTGGATGATTCCTTTACGGTCGGTGCGAAACTTGTGGACGCAATGAATCTGGAACGTGTGGTTTTTGATTTTGACATCACACCCAACCGCGCAGATTGCTTGTCTATTCTTGGCTTTGCTCGTGAGACTGCGTTGGCATTTGACCTGCCCTTGACCATGCCGGAGTTGAATCTGGTAGAGGCAGGCGGCAACGCTGCTGACGATTTGAAAATTTTAATCGATGATCCGGCACTGTGTCCGGCATATCATGGCCGTATTATTCGTGGCGTTGAAACACGCAAGTCTCCTGACTGGATGCGTTTCAAATTGCTCGCATTGGGTCAACGTCCCATATCCAATATTGTTGATGTGACCAACTACATCATGTTCGAATTGGGACAGCCTCTACATGCCTTTGATCTTGATTTGATTGAAGATGCGACCATCCGTGTGGCTCCGGCAACAGACGGTATGAAATTTACTACTTTGGACGATATAGAGCGGACGCTGACTGCCAAGGATCTCCTTATATGGGATGGCAAGAAACCCGTTGCCCTTGCGGGCGTTATGGGTGGTGCTAATTCCGAGATGCACGCCGAATCCACCAATGTTTTGTTGGAAGCTGCTGTTTTTCGTCCGGGTACTGTTCGCAAGACTGCTCGCCGTTTAGCGCTGCCGTCTGATGCGTCTTATCGCTTCGAACGTGGTGTGGATCAGCAGTTGACCCGTTTCTGTCAGGACCGTGCAGCTCAGCTCATGGCCGAAGCTTCCGGCGGCTCTGTTGTTTCCGGTGTTGTTTCTAATGAGCCGACTCCGTGGCAGGATCGCATACATGGCTATCGCCATGCACGGTGCATGTCTCTGCTCGGCCTTGATTTGGAACAGGAATTCGCCAAAAAGGTTTTTGAAGGCGAAGGGTGTTCCGTTGATGATTCCAATGCTGAGAATTGGACTGTTTCTTCTCCGTCCCACCGCCTCGACCTTGAGCGTGAAGTGGACTTGTATGAGGAAGTTGGTCGTGTTTTCGGTTTGGATCAGATTCCGGCAGTTCTGCCTCGTGTTTCCAAGTCATTGGATACAGTCTCAGGCGGTACAGAATATGCCTTTATCAGGAATATCAAATTGTGGGGGGCCGGTATCGGTCTGAATGAAGCTGTGAACTATAGCTTTGTCGGTTCCGATGATTTGGATCGCCTCAATCTTCCTGAGGAAGGACGAGTCTTCATCGCCAATCCTTTGAGTGAAGATCAGAATGTCATGCGCACCGACCTCGCGCCTGGCTTGTTGAATACGCTTAAGAATAACTTGGCGCAGGGTAATAATCACGTTCGCATTTTCGAAGTGGCCAAGAAATTTCTGGCCGATGCCGAATCTGAAACCGAGACGTCTGAACATACTCGTTTGGGTGTTCTACTGTACGGTCCGCGTCATGCCAATGAATGGCCGTGGGGCGTGGAAAGTGCAGACTATCTTGATGCCAAAGGACATATTGAACATCTCATTGAGAATCATCTCAAGCTGGAAGCTCCTGAATTCAGTCTGGTCGAAGACCATGCCTATTTAGAGCCGTGCGTGCAGGTGACAGTCAACGAGATGCCGGTTGGTCTTATTGGTTGCGTCAAGGAGGACGTTGCAGGGTATTACCATGCTCGTAAGGAAGCATGGCTTGCCGATCTCGATCTGGACGTGTTGCGGACAATGACAGAAGAACACAAAATCGAATTTGCGCCGCTGCCGGTGTTTCCGCCCAGTCGTCGTGACGTGACCGTTATTGGACCGATTACCCTTGGTGCCGATGCTATTCGCAAGGTTATCAAGGAGTCCAAAGTCAGTCTCATGGAGTCCGTGGAGCTTGTGGCCGAGTATGTGCCGGAAGGCCAGGAAGAGGAACGCAATTTGTCTTTCCGTTTGACTTATCGGTCTCCGACCAAGACTTTGAAGGACAAGCAGGTTGATAAGGAACATAAAAAAGTTTTGGCTGCTCTTGAAAAGAATCTGCCGATACACTTCTAG
- a CDS encoding response regulator, protein MIDITTSTVTAWIELAGHPFSVAILTTIICYGIHLLWEKTRHLNSSTKADAHYKDAQRLAHIGHWEYFFDTNHLIWSDEVYRIFGLSKKDFDNTLEGFYSLIHPDDREKVRVQYNQAIKNNENYEAVHRIIRKDGQIAYVQEHCHTYFDNKGRARRSLGTIQDVTVQEVAENELRRAKHEAESATRAKSAFLATMSHEIRTPLNGILGMLQLLATTSLDKEQKEYVNWATTSSERLSDLLFDILELTELATNRIEISRELFNIHETVSGVVEIFSNKAKQKGLLLQLNINDNLPTMILGDEARLRHVLFNLIGNAVKFTEHGNVSVDVTALSDHSNATLPVLFIITDTGPGIPDEIMHMMVEPFTQAEDAMVRKHGGAGLGLSIVQGLSKLMAGTLAISTDEGMGTEIYLCLPLETPGDSHAASLVVHPPPVGQHGEHKVLLVEDDAVNQTALSTLLRKQGLHVDIAQNGQEALEKIRSENHRLIFMDIQMPIMDGMEATHAIREGQAGTGKSDIPIIALTAYAMAGDRKRFLQAGMNDYLPKPVSIEGLQKVLDREIGQRVNR, encoded by the coding sequence ATGATTGACATCACAACAAGTACTGTGACGGCATGGATAGAGCTTGCTGGACACCCCTTTAGCGTTGCAATTCTGACGACGATCATTTGTTACGGGATACACCTGTTATGGGAAAAGACACGCCACCTCAACTCCAGTACAAAAGCCGACGCACACTACAAAGACGCACAACGTCTGGCTCACATAGGACACTGGGAATACTTTTTCGACACGAATCATCTCATCTGGTCGGACGAAGTTTACCGTATATTTGGTCTGAGCAAAAAGGATTTCGATAACACATTGGAAGGATTTTATAGCCTTATCCACCCCGACGACCGTGAAAAGGTTCGTGTTCAATACAATCAAGCGATAAAAAATAATGAAAATTATGAAGCTGTTCACCGAATCATCCGCAAAGACGGCCAAATTGCGTACGTTCAAGAACATTGTCATACATACTTTGACAACAAAGGCCGCGCCCGACGATCATTAGGAACTATTCAGGACGTGACGGTGCAAGAGGTCGCAGAAAATGAATTACGACGAGCGAAACATGAAGCTGAATCTGCAACCCGAGCCAAAAGCGCTTTTCTCGCCACTATGAGTCATGAAATTCGTACCCCACTCAACGGCATACTTGGTATGCTTCAATTACTCGCAACAACGTCCCTTGATAAAGAACAAAAAGAATACGTAAATTGGGCAACAACCTCATCGGAACGTTTGTCAGATCTTCTTTTTGACATTCTTGAACTTACTGAACTCGCAACCAACAGAATTGAGATTAGTCGAGAACTCTTCAATATCCATGAAACCGTTTCTGGTGTCGTTGAAATTTTTTCCAACAAAGCAAAACAAAAAGGATTACTTCTTCAGTTAAACATAAATGACAATCTCCCAACCATGATTCTGGGAGACGAAGCCCGGTTAAGGCATGTCCTCTTCAATCTTATCGGCAATGCCGTCAAATTTACCGAACATGGTAATGTCTCGGTCGACGTAACAGCTCTCTCCGACCACTCAAATGCCACCCTCCCTGTTTTATTCATAATCACCGATACAGGGCCGGGTATTCCTGATGAAATCATGCACATGATGGTTGAACCTTTCACTCAAGCCGAAGACGCGATGGTCCGAAAGCATGGCGGTGCAGGGCTGGGACTTTCCATAGTCCAAGGCTTATCCAAACTCATGGCCGGTACTTTGGCAATATCTACAGACGAAGGAATGGGCACCGAAATATACTTATGCCTCCCTCTAGAGACTCCTGGCGACTCTCATGCGGCCTCACTCGTTGTCCACCCACCCCCTGTTGGCCAACATGGTGAACACAAAGTCCTGTTGGTTGAAGATGACGCTGTCAATCAAACGGCTCTCAGCACACTTTTGCGCAAACAGGGACTGCATGTCGACATAGCCCAAAACGGGCAAGAAGCTCTGGAAAAAATACGCAGCGAGAACCACCGCCTCATTTTCATGGATATCCAGATGCCAATCATGGATGGCATGGAAGCCACCCATGCAATACGTGAAGGTCAAGCAGGAACCGGGAAGTCCGACATCCCTATCATCGCCCTGACAGCCTATGCCATGGCTGGTGACAGAAAACGCTTCCTTCAAGCGGGCATGAATGACTATCTGCCCAAACCGGTAAGCATTGAAGGACTGCAGAAAGTGCTCGACAGAGAAATCGGCCAAAGGGTGAACAGATAA
- the thrS gene encoding threonine--tRNA ligase, which produces MQIEVAGNPVELADGASCADALQEGLSKKQFKKVVAAKCEDTILDMSTAVPTPCTTIEPVFADSEEGLGVIRHSAAHLMAEAVKKLFPTAKVTIGPAIQDGFYYDFDYERPFTPEDLEAIEKEMLSSVGANKEFVRSTMSKEEAKKFFSDMGEEYKPEIMDDLGEEEFSIYTHGDFADLCRGPHVARTGMIKAFKLLSVAGAYWRGDEKNKQLQRIYGTAWQDPKALKKHLFRLEEAKKRDHRKLGKQLDLFSFNDEVGPGMPLWHPKGMLLRAILEDFERKEHLKRGYDLVQGPLILKREMWEKSGHYENYRENMYFTEIDEQAYGIKPMNCLAHMIIYKRKIMSYRELPQRYFELGVVHRHEKSGVLHGLMRVRTFTQDDAHLICRPDQISEEIIDLIKFYQDIYSLFDYEFDVELSTRPEKSIGSDEDWNVATEALREALNESGLEYAINEGDGAFYGPKIDFHLRDSIGRSWQCGTIQVDFTLPDRFDIVYVGEDGERHRPVMIHRAMLGSIERFIGVLTEHCAGAYPVWLAPVQARIMNVTDAQLDFVNKAKALLASKGIRVEADTRNEKLGYKIREAQVEKIPYMLVIGDKEVEAGCVNIRSRDGEDPGLVSLEEAVQLILDAAKSPFEAGGMSYSFSG; this is translated from the coding sequence GTGCAGATCGAAGTCGCTGGCAATCCAGTTGAATTGGCCGACGGTGCATCCTGTGCCGATGCCCTGCAAGAGGGCCTGTCAAAGAAACAGTTCAAAAAGGTCGTCGCCGCCAAGTGCGAAGACACCATTTTGGACATGTCCACTGCCGTGCCGACTCCTTGTACTACCATCGAGCCCGTCTTCGCTGACAGCGAAGAGGGGCTGGGCGTTATCCGCCACTCCGCGGCTCATCTCATGGCCGAAGCTGTCAAAAAATTGTTCCCCACCGCCAAGGTGACTATTGGTCCGGCCATTCAGGACGGATTCTACTATGATTTTGATTACGAACGTCCGTTTACTCCTGAAGATCTGGAAGCCATCGAGAAAGAGATGCTCAGTTCTGTGGGGGCCAATAAGGAATTTGTTCGTTCAACCATGTCCAAGGAAGAGGCCAAGAAGTTTTTTTCTGACATGGGTGAAGAGTATAAGCCCGAAATCATGGACGACCTTGGCGAAGAAGAATTTTCCATTTATACGCATGGCGATTTCGCGGACTTGTGTCGCGGCCCGCACGTTGCGCGTACCGGCATGATAAAAGCCTTCAAGCTTTTGTCCGTGGCTGGTGCGTACTGGCGTGGCGACGAAAAGAACAAACAGCTTCAGCGTATCTACGGTACTGCATGGCAGGACCCCAAGGCGCTCAAGAAGCACCTGTTCCGTTTGGAAGAAGCCAAAAAGCGTGATCATCGTAAGCTCGGCAAGCAGCTTGACCTCTTTTCCTTCAATGACGAAGTCGGTCCTGGTATGCCTTTGTGGCACCCCAAAGGCATGTTGCTTCGTGCAATCCTTGAGGATTTCGAGCGCAAGGAACACTTGAAGCGTGGGTATGACCTCGTTCAGGGGCCGCTCATTCTTAAGCGTGAGATGTGGGAAAAGTCCGGTCACTACGAGAATTATCGTGAAAATATGTATTTCACGGAAATTGACGAGCAGGCTTACGGCATCAAGCCCATGAACTGCTTGGCTCATATGATCATTTACAAGCGTAAGATCATGAGCTACCGAGAGCTTCCCCAGCGGTATTTTGAACTGGGTGTCGTTCACCGTCATGAGAAATCCGGCGTGTTGCATGGCCTCATGCGCGTGCGTACCTTTACTCAGGATGATGCTCACCTTATTTGCCGCCCGGACCAGATTTCTGAGGAAATCATTGATCTCATCAAATTTTATCAGGACATTTATTCCCTGTTTGACTACGAGTTCGATGTGGAGCTTTCTACTCGTCCTGAAAAGTCCATTGGTTCAGATGAGGATTGGAATGTCGCCACCGAAGCCTTGCGCGAGGCTTTGAACGAATCCGGTTTGGAATATGCCATTAATGAGGGTGACGGTGCCTTTTACGGACCCAAGATCGACTTTCATTTGCGTGATTCCATCGGACGTTCCTGGCAGTGCGGCACTATTCAGGTCGATTTCACCTTGCCAGATCGCTTTGACATAGTATATGTCGGCGAGGATGGTGAACGGCATCGCCCTGTAATGATCCATCGGGCCATGCTTGGTTCCATTGAACGTTTCATTGGCGTCTTGACGGAACACTGTGCAGGTGCGTATCCTGTTTGGCTGGCTCCGGTTCAAGCGCGTATTATGAACGTTACGGATGCACAGCTTGATTTTGTGAATAAAGCCAAAGCCTTGTTGGCAAGCAAGGGAATCCGTGTCGAAGCGGACACCCGCAACGAGAAGCTTGGCTATAAGATTCGGGAAGCTCAAGTTGAGAAAATCCCGTATATGTTGGTAATCGGTGATAAAGAGGTTGAGGCCGGGTGTGTCAATATTCGTTCACGAGACGGAGAAGACCCCGGATTGGTTTCATTGGAGGAGGCTGTGCAGTTGATACTTGATGCTGCAAAGTCGCCTTTCGAAGCAGGAGGAATGAGCTATAGCTTTTCGGGGTAA
- the infC gene encoding translation initiation factor IF-3, whose product MAFRGNYRRDQRKDEVRRNDRIRIPKVRVVDDDGEQLGVLATRDALERAREKGLDLVEVAPNADPPVCKIMDYGKFKYQQQKKLQEAKKKQTVIKIKEVKFRPKTDEHDYQTKLKKIVKFLDAGDRCKVTIFFRGREIVHKDRGLMMLDRVVEDTLDIAKVESKPMSEGRTMTMMLAPVKK is encoded by the coding sequence ATAGCTTTTCGGGGTAACTACCGCCGCGACCAGCGGAAAGACGAGGTCCGGCGCAACGACAGAATTCGCATCCCTAAGGTGCGAGTCGTGGATGATGACGGTGAGCAGTTGGGCGTACTGGCAACCCGCGACGCTTTAGAACGCGCTCGCGAAAAAGGGCTTGATCTTGTGGAGGTCGCGCCGAACGCCGATCCGCCTGTCTGTAAGATCATGGATTATGGTAAGTTTAAGTACCAGCAGCAGAAGAAGTTGCAGGAAGCTAAGAAGAAACAGACCGTAATTAAGATCAAGGAAGTCAAGTTCCGGCCCAAAACCGATGAGCACGATTACCAGACCAAGCTCAAGAAAATTGTTAAATTCCTCGATGCAGGAGATCGCTGTAAAGTGACCATCTTCTTTCGAGGACGCGAAATCGTCCATAAGGACCGCGGGCTGATGATGCTCGACAGGGTCGTGGAGGATACGCTGGATATCGCTAAAGTCGAGAGCAAGCCAATGTCAGAAGGACGGACCATGACAATGATGCTTGCTCCCGTGAAAAAATAG
- the pheS gene encoding phenylalanine--tRNA ligase subunit alpha, which produces MSNELKSFLEGLDSLAQDCESRKGQACSLKELEELRIEFLGRKGKLAGMMGQLGKLDNSEKPEAGQKANTVKQAITALLDSWEADLHKAEASEALSKFDPSMPGRKPWAGSLHPVTLVMDEVCNVLTGLGFEQAAGPEVENDWHNFEALNMPPEHPARDMQDTLYVSDNIVLRTHTSGMQIRSMLKQEPPVAVICPGKVYRRDSDLTHTPMFHQIEGLLVDKNVSMADLRGTLTVFVRQIFGSQTDVRFRPSFFPFTEPSAEVDISCVMCGGKGEKDGSTCRVCKGTGWVEILGCGMVDPNVFKSVGYDPEVFTGFAFGMGIERIAMLKYGIGDLRMFFENDVRFLEQFA; this is translated from the coding sequence GTGAGTAATGAATTGAAGTCCTTCCTGGAAGGACTCGACAGCCTGGCCCAGGATTGCGAATCTCGCAAGGGCCAGGCTTGTTCTTTAAAGGAACTGGAGGAACTCCGCATCGAGTTCCTGGGCCGCAAAGGCAAGCTCGCCGGAATGATGGGCCAGCTTGGTAAGCTCGACAATTCGGAAAAGCCTGAAGCTGGGCAGAAGGCCAACACGGTCAAGCAGGCCATTACGGCGTTGCTTGATTCTTGGGAAGCCGATCTGCATAAGGCCGAGGCTTCCGAAGCACTGTCCAAATTCGATCCTTCCATGCCGGGGCGTAAGCCATGGGCAGGTTCCCTTCATCCTGTGACACTTGTTATGGATGAAGTGTGCAACGTGCTAACCGGTCTTGGTTTCGAGCAAGCAGCCGGGCCTGAAGTCGAGAACGACTGGCACAACTTCGAAGCGCTGAACATGCCGCCAGAGCATCCGGCTCGCGACATGCAGGATACGCTTTATGTGTCGGACAATATCGTGCTGCGGACACATACTTCCGGTATGCAGATTCGCTCTATGCTCAAGCAGGAGCCACCTGTAGCCGTTATTTGTCCTGGCAAAGTATACCGTCGTGATTCCGACTTGACCCACACCCCCATGTTTCATCAGATCGAAGGGCTTCTGGTTGACAAGAATGTGTCCATGGCTGACCTGCGTGGCACCTTGACCGTTTTTGTACGTCAGATATTCGGCTCTCAGACTGATGTCCGTTTTCGCCCGAGCTTTTTCCCCTTTACTGAACCGTCTGCAGAAGTTGATATCTCCTGCGTTATGTGCGGTGGAAAAGGTGAAAAGGACGGCTCAACCTGTCGTGTCTGTAAAGGTACTGGCTGGGTTGAAATTCTGGGTTGCGGCATGGTTGATCCCAATGTTTTCAAATCCGTGGGTTACGACCCGGAAGTCTTTACCGGCTTTGCATTTGGAATGGGCATAGAGCGTATTGCCATGTTGAAATACGGCATTGGTGATCTGCGTATGTTCTTTGAAAACGACGTCCGGTTCCTGGAACAATTCGCTTAA
- the rplT gene encoding 50S ribosomal protein L20 translates to MRVKRGVPAKRRHKKYLKMAKGYRGAGSRLYRTARERVEKALCNAYRDRKRKKREFRKLWIIRINAAARLNGLSYSRLMNGLKLAGIELNRKVLADMAVRDPEVFAKIAEAAKAKVS, encoded by the coding sequence ATGAGAGTAAAGCGTGGAGTGCCCGCCAAGAGGCGTCACAAAAAGTATCTGAAGATGGCCAAAGGCTATCGTGGCGCAGGCAGCCGCCTGTACCGCACAGCTCGCGAGCGTGTAGAGAAAGCTCTGTGTAACGCATACCGCGACCGTAAACGTAAGAAACGCGAATTCCGCAAATTGTGGATCATTCGCATCAATGCCGCCGCCCGTCTCAACGGACTGTCCTACAGCCGTTTGATGAATGGTCTCAAGCTGGCCGGCATCGAGCTGAACCGTAAGGTTCTGGCTGATATGGCAGTGCGCGATCCTGAAGTGTTCGCCAAAATCGCAGAGGCAGCAAAAGCCAAAGTGAGCTAA
- the rpmI gene encoding 50S ribosomal protein L35 → MPKIKTRRAAAKRFSKTATGKFKRRRKNLRHILTKKNAKRKRRLGQSTTVDSANMKAVRRQLPNG, encoded by the coding sequence ATGCCTAAGATCAAAACTCGCCGCGCAGCAGCGAAGCGGTTTTCCAAAACCGCTACTGGCAAGTTCAAGCGTCGCCGCAAAAACCTCAGGCACATTCTGACCAAGAAGAATGCCAAGAGAAAGCGTCGCCTGGGCCAGTCCACCACAGTGGACTCCGCCAACATGAAAGCTGTTCGTCGTCAGTTGCCCAACGGCTAG